A stretch of Miscanthus floridulus cultivar M001 chromosome 13, ASM1932011v1, whole genome shotgun sequence DNA encodes these proteins:
- the LOC136502217 gene encoding subtilisin-like protease SBT4.2 yields the protein MLYNPEMLVRTSYTNIRSCCCFDRFALQVSTDDDRLHPRQQRGAHPGRADQPAGLYATGAGHVNVTSAMDPGLAFDINKEQYIGYLCSSLGQTAMRAITRNYSTGECSDYAHVAQEELNYPSVVVDVLPLRQNHVVVRTLTNLVADGLPEVYKLSVVLSKMVFVDVEPAVLTFTAPGQKRSFSIRVAPRSGVTLIKGAAFEGSIIWSSNRGHDVRSPLLAVVGLDAPPPSTAWKLDD from the coding sequence ATGCTATATAATCCCGAGATGCTAGTACGTACTTCCTATACTAATATTCGATCCTGCTGCTGCTTCGATCGATTTGCATTGCAGGTCAGCACTGATGACGACCGCCTACACCCGAGACAACAGCGGGGGGCTCATCCTGGACGAGCAGATCAGCCGGCTGGGCTCTACGCGACGGGCGCTGGCCACGTCAACGTGACCAGCGCCATGGATCCTGGGCTGGCGTTCGACATCAACAAAGAACAGTACATCGGCTACTTGTGCTCCAGCCTCGGGCAGACTGCGATGCGGGCCATTACTCGCAATTACAGCACCGGCGAGTGCTCCGATTACGCACATGTGGCCCAAGAAGAACTCAACTATCCAAGCGTCGTCGTCGACGTGCTCCCTCTCCGGCAGAATCACGTCGTGGTCAGGACGCTGACCAACCTGGTTGCTGACGGCCTGCCGGAGGTGTACAAGCTGTCGGTGGTTCTGTCCAAGATGGTGTTCGTGGACGTGGAACCCGCCGTGCTGACTTTCACGGCGCCGGGGCAGAAGCGGTCCTTCTCCATCCGAGTCGCCCCGAGGTCCGGGGTCACGCTCATCAAGGGAGCCGCCTTCGAGGGCTCCATCATCTGGTCAAGCAACCGCGGCCACGACGTCCGGAGCCCGCTGCTCGCCGTCGTCGGCCTGGACGCCCCTCCGCCGTCCACGGCATGGAAGCTGGACGACTGA
- the LOC136499627 gene encoding subtilisin-like protease 4, with amino-acid sequence MASSMLLLLLAAVASTTAELNERDPHVELASTNAELLKAVVASTSTTAELDEREPHVEPADEGGYKMYIILLEPPEGGQDADADAARVEAWHRSFLPSTTTAQGKPRLLYSYRTVFTGFATWLTEEELKELSAKPGFVRSFPNIIYRAQTTHTPSFLGLPNRMGEAPDNWPGNGGRGVIIGVIDHGIDDTQPSLEDAGFQDMAPPFWRGSCHPAMKCNKKLIGEKNMYVPKGDVTPPYDTDNGHGTHVATTAAGNFVANVSINGLAAGTASGVAPYAHLAIYKACGGPQGDCPGTAVLRAFD; translated from the coding sequence ATGGCGAGCagcatgctgctgctgctcctggcgGCGGTCGCGTCCACCACCGCCGAGCTGAACGAGAGGGATCCGCACGTTGAGCTAGCGTCCACCAACGCCGAGCTGCTCAAGGCGGTGGTCGCgtccacctccaccaccgccgaGCTGGACGAGAGGGAGCCGCACGTCGAGCCAGCCGACGAAGGCGGCTACAAGATGTACATCATCCTCCTCGAGCCACCAGAAGGAGGCCAAGATGCCGATGCTGATGCTGCCAGAGTAGAGGCCTGGCACCGCTCCTTCCTGCCGTCGACGACGACTGCACAAGGCAAGCCCAGGCTGCTCTACTCCTACCGGACCGTCTTCACCGGCTTCGCCACGTGGCTGACGGAGGAGGAGCTGAAGGAGCTCTCCGCCAAGCCGGGCTTCGTCCGCTCCTTCCCGAACATCATCTACCGCGCGCAGACGACGCACACGCCGTCGTTCCTCGGCCTGCCGAACCGCATGGGGGAGGCGCCCGACAACTGGCCCGGCAACGGCGGCCGGGGGGTCATCATTGGTGTCATCGATCACGGCATCGATGACACCCAGCCGTCGCTGGAGGACGCTGGGTTCCAGGACATGGCCCCGCCGTTCTGGAGGGGGTCGTGCCATCCGGCCATGAAGTGCAACAAGAAGTTGATCGGGGAGAAGAACATGTACGTCCCCAAGGGCGACGTCACCCCGCCCTACGACACGGACAACGGCCACGGCACGCACGTGGCGACCACCGCGGCCGGCAACTTCGTCGCCAACGTCTCCATCAACGGCCTTGCCGCCGGCACCGCCTCCGGCGTGGCTCCTTACGCCCACCTGGCAATCTACAAGGCGTGCGGCGGCCCCCAGGGAGACTGCCCCGGGACAGCCGTGCTGAGGGCCTTCGACTAG
- the LOC136502216 gene encoding lactoylglutathione lyase: protein MATGSAASKPAEVPAETVLDWHKQDNKRMLHAVYRVGDLDRTIKYYTECFGMKLLRKRDIPEEKYTNAFLGFGPEDTNFAVELTYNYGVDKYDIGTGFGHFAIANEDVYKLAENIKSKGGKITREPGPVKGGSTVIAFAQDPDGYMFELIQRAETPEPLCQVMLRVGDLERSIKFYEKALGLKLLRKKDVPDYKYTIAMLGYADEDKTTVLELTYNYGVTEYSKGNAYAQVAIGTNDVYKSAEAVELATKELGGKILRQPGPLPGINTKIASFVDPDGWKVVLVDNTDFLRELH, encoded by the exons ATGGCAACTGGTAGTGCAGCCTCGAAGCCAGCCGAGGTGCCAGCTGAGACTGTGCTTGACTGGCACAAACAGGACAACAAGAGGATGCTCCACGCGGTTTACCGTGTTGGGGATCTGGACCGCACAATCAA ATACTACACGGAATGCTTTGGGATGAAACTGCTGAGGAAAAGGGATATTCCTGAGGAGAAGTACACCAACGCCTTCCTTGGCTTTGGACCAGAGGACACCAACTTTGCAGTTGAATTGACATACA ACTATGGCGTTGACAAGTATGACATTGGAACGGGCTTTGGGCATTTCGCAATCGCTAATGAGGAT GTGTACAAGTTGGCTGAGAATATTAAATCCAAGGGTGGAAAGATCACCCGCGAACCTGGTCCTGTCAAGGGAGGATCCACTGTTATTGCCTTCGCACAGGACCCTGATGGCTACATGTTTGAGCTTATCCAGAGGGCTGAGACACCTGAGCCTCTTTGCCAGGTCATGCTTCGTGTTGGCGATCTTGAGCGTTCTATCAAGTTTTATGAGAAG GCCCTAGGGTTGAAGCTCCTAAGGAAGAAGGATGTACCTGATTACAAG TATACTATTGCCATGTTGGGCTATGCTGATGAGGACAAGACAACTGTTCTGGAGTTGACATACAACTATGGAGTCACAGAATACAGCAAGGGCAATGCATATGCTCAG GTTGCCATTGGCACCAATGATGTGTACAAGAGTGCCGAAGCGGTTGAGCTGGCAACCAAGGAACTAGGTGGCAAGATTTTGCGGCAGCCAGGGCCGCTACCTGGGATCAACACTAAGATCGCCTCTTTTGTTGATCCAGATGGCTGGAAAGTG GTTCTGGTTGACAACACCGACTTCCTCAGGGAACTCCACTGA
- the LOC136502215 gene encoding pentatricopeptide repeat-containing protein At5g66500, mitochondrial-like, which translates to MARAPRPSAVPTLLRLLSSHPSLSAAAAHAALLRSSSLSSPVPIAATALLTAYANAGLPGAASRLFDEMPARDAVAWNALLACLVRHARAGAAAAAAFRGMAASGLPPTPATLCTMLKACAASRAARPGRQLHARDVVSCHAHAKDVIVATALVDLYMSCGLVEDAMRVFVLTRCPKDAALHNAVLSGCVENGWFSDAFSMLRRHSRELNGISLTSALTACAATANLPYGMQVHCKALRGEFDSDTIVCNALIGMYAKCGRATAARIVFDRMATRNVVSWSSMIDAYSRHGHGVDALDLFKLMEKAVPMVLPNAITFLAVLSACGHSGLVDEAQSMLHLMKSKYGIDPQPEHYACLIDMLGRTGRIDEAWDLYFSLTASRNKSSSAICVAMLNACRANMDAARGKKVAVRMLEVDPRNPGIHVLISNFHAAMRQWSESNESRRIIVDKGLRKEAASSHVCFG; encoded by the coding sequence ATGGCGCGTGCTCCGCGGCCGTCTGCGGTGCCCACCCTGCTCCGCCTCCTCTCCTCCCACCCCTCCctctctgccgccgccgcccacgcCGCGCTGCTCAGGTCCTCTTCCCTCTCCAGCCCCGTCCCGATCGCGGCCACCGCCCTCCTCACCGCCTACGCGAACGCGGGGCTCCCTGGCGCCGCGTCCCGCCTGTTCGACGAAATGCCTGCGCGAGACGCCGTCGCGTGGAACGCGCTCCTCGCCTGCCTCGTCCGCCACGCGCGGGCcggggcggccgccgccgcggccttcCGTGGGATGGCCGCCTCCGGGCTCCCGCCCACGCCCGCCACGCTCTGCACCATGCTCAAGGCGTGCGCCGCGTCGCGCGCCGCCCGCCCCGGCCGCCAGCTCCACGCCCGGGACGTTGTCTCGTGCCACGCCCACGCCAAAGATGTCATCGTGGCCACCGCGCTCGTCGATCTCTACATGAGCTGTGGTCTCGTCGAGGACGCCATGAGGGTGTTTGTGCTCACGAGGTGCCCCAAGGATGCTGCACTGCACAATGCTGTTCTTTCAGGTTGTGTGGAGAATGGCTGGTTCAGTGACGCCTTCTCGATGCTCAGGCGGCACTCCCGGGAGCTCAATGGAATCTCACTGACCTCTGCTCTCACAGCCTGCGCAGCGACAGCGAACCTGCCTTACGGTATGCAGGTGCATTGCAAGGCTCTCCGTGGGGAGTTTGATTCTGACACCATTGTATGCAATGCGCTTATTGGCATGTATGCAAAATGTGGGAGGGCAACGGCTGCGCGCATAGTATTTGACCGGATGGCTACCAGAAATGTGGTCTCCTGGTCAAGTATGATTGATGCTTATAGTCGCCATGGACATGGTGTGGATGCTTTGGATTTGTTTAAGCTAATGGAGAAAGCTGTACCAATGGTCTTGCCAAATGCTATTACATTTTTGGCGGTTCTATCAGCCTGTGGACACTCTGGTCTGGTGGATGAAGCTCAGTCCATGCTGCATTTGATGAAGAGCAAGTACGGGATTGATCCACAGCCAGAGCACTACGCATGTTTAATAGACATGCTCGGACGTACAGGCCGTATTGACGAGGCCTGGGATCTATATTTTAGTCTAACTGCGAGTCGAAATAAGTCTTCCAGTGCCATCTGTGTCGCTATGTTGAACGCCTGCAGAGCAAACATGGATGCTGCAAGGGGAAAGAAGGTGGCTGTGCGCATGCTGGAGGTTGATCCACGAAACCCTGGGATTCATGTGTTGATTTCGAATTTTCATGCTGCTATGAGACAATGGTCTGAATCAAATGAATCGCGGAGGATTATAGTGGACAAGGGTCTCAGGAAAGAAGCGGCTAGCAGTCATGTCTGTTTTGGTTAA